In the genome of Campylobacteraceae bacterium, one region contains:
- a CDS encoding GGDEF domain-containing protein: protein MKNKLIQITDLSINEVLRNEIILPSLYFKTFDENAKTLKINLNNEKEQKEIEHLIFDEFSTINDYMNTTINSIETLSVATKIAKVAIKNNDVKSLEKIQNSMTNLEEELKALRDEIYKDPFTKTYNKKWIYKTLLDQDSKLKEKGIFVLLHIKDFDYIKDEHNELIANNLLIFILNFLNKQLKKEDISYQSVRFFHDTFLILVKDESRTNLNTLLLNIMEMIKNTTLKSKSGIVLQARFNFSTLEYRKNDKFQIILESLTQGLNE from the coding sequence ATGAAAAATAAATTAATTCAAATTACCGATTTAAGTATCAATGAAGTCTTAAGAAATGAGATTATTTTACCTTCATTGTATTTTAAAACGTTTGATGAGAATGCTAAAACTTTAAAAATAAATTTAAACAATGAAAAAGAACAAAAAGAAATTGAGCATCTTATTTTTGATGAATTTAGTACTATTAATGATTATATGAATACAACAATAAATTCAATAGAAACACTAAGTGTTGCGACAAAAATTGCAAAAGTTGCTATTAAAAACAATGATGTAAAAAGTTTAGAAAAAATCCAAAACTCAATGACTAACTTAGAAGAAGAACTCAAAGCATTAAGAGATGAGATTTATAAAGACCCTTTTACCAAAACCTATAATAAAAAGTGGATTTATAAAACACTCTTAGACCAAGACTCTAAACTAAAAGAAAAAGGTATTTTTGTTTTGTTGCATATTAAGGATTTTGATTATATAAAAGATGAACACAATGAATTAATTGCGAATAATTTACTGATTTTTATATTAAACTTTTTGAATAAACAATTAAAAAAAGAAGATATTTCCTATCAAAGTGTACGATTTTTCCACGATACATTTTTGATTTTAGTAAAAGATGAGAGCCGTACAAACTTAAATACTTTGTTATTAAATATAATGGAAATGATTAAAAACACTACTCTAAAAAGTAAATCAGGTATTGTATTACAAGCACGATTTAACTTCTCAACCTTAGAATACAGAAAAAATGACAAGTTTCAAATTATTTTAGAAAGTCTTACTCAAGGTTTAAATGAATAA
- a CDS encoding GGDEF domain-containing protein — MLDSLRYLKDKNNTHTIFLIDILYMKDINYVYGYKNGDLVISQVLKLLNEIVKNEIPKILNKILTYKLKHLYIDIFEFKIYANLSLKKIQKIKDIILLKIEEHDFYLDKDNSININLTIGCTKGKIEDLRIYAEKALNNAKLNYSDFAYFDPHFFNEQDNKSNLIKTLQYNISEKKVEPYLQKIVSCKDQSIYKYEALMRVFDKDGSILYPAVFIEKSKKFRLYTKLMAILIKKVSLYIRKYKINISINLDFSDMLNPKLKKIIIDELKNNHIGEMLTIEILESQKITNYELVNDFIQEVKGYGVKIAIDDFGSGFSNYDNILNLNIDYIKIDGSLIKNIDTDIYRSLIKSIVDFSKLHKIKVVAEFVSDLKILRYVKTLDIDYAQGYYFNKPQHIEEILGEKNEK; from the coding sequence TTGTTAGATAGCTTAAGATATTTAAAAGATAAAAATAATACTCATACTATTTTTTTGATAGATATCTTATATATGAAAGACATAAATTATGTTTATGGATACAAAAATGGTGATTTAGTTATTTCACAAGTCCTAAAACTTTTAAACGAAATTGTCAAAAATGAGATTCCCAAAATACTGAATAAAATTCTTACTTATAAACTCAAACATTTATACATTGATATCTTTGAATTTAAGATATACGCCAATTTAAGCCTTAAAAAAATCCAAAAAATAAAAGACATTATTCTCTTAAAAATTGAAGAGCACGATTTTTATCTTGATAAAGATAATTCTATTAATATTAACTTAACCATAGGATGTACAAAAGGTAAAATTGAAGATCTTAGAATTTATGCAGAAAAAGCACTCAATAATGCGAAACTGAACTACAGTGATTTTGCCTATTTTGATCCACATTTTTTTAACGAACAAGACAACAAAAGCAATTTAATAAAAACCCTTCAATACAATATTAGTGAAAAAAAAGTGGAACCTTATTTACAAAAAATTGTTTCATGTAAAGATCAAAGTATTTATAAATATGAAGCACTTATGCGTGTTTTTGATAAAGATGGTAGCATTCTTTATCCTGCTGTTTTTATAGAAAAGTCAAAAAAATTCAGACTTTATACCAAATTAATGGCCATACTTATTAAAAAAGTATCTTTATATATAAGAAAGTATAAAATCAATATTAGTATTAATCTTGATTTTAGTGATATGCTAAATCCAAAACTAAAAAAAATCATTATTGATGAATTAAAAAACAATCATATTGGAGAAATGCTTACCATTGAAATACTGGAAAGCCAAAAAATCACCAATTATGAGCTTGTCAATGATTTTATTCAAGAAGTTAAAGGATATGGAGTAAAAATTGCTATTGATGATTTTGGTTCTGGCTTTTCAAACTACGACAATATTTTAAATTTAAACATTGATTATATTAAAATTGATGGTTCTTTAATAAAAAATATTGATACAGATATTTACAGATCTTTGATTAAAAGCATTGTTGATTTTTCAAAATTGCATAAAATAAAAGTGGTTGCAGAATTTGTAAGTGACTTAAAAATTTTGCGTTACGTAAAAACCTTGGACATAGATTATGCCCAAGGTTACTATTTTAATAAACCCCAACATATAGAAGAAATACTAGGAGAAAAGAATGAAAAATAA
- a CDS encoding GGDEF domain-containing protein: MKKKLKIITENTIKDLLINEIILPSSYFTCFAKHLKDFNINLKENKEMKESKNLILEEFNTINTFMNSTIKSIHNLSTVTKQAKIAIINKDNNSLDNLQVLLRDLEKDLLSLQDEIYKDSFSKTYNRKWVYKYILNKEGCFNKSGSVVLIDLYDYNTISKKFSTVLADNLLIFVLNHLNKNLKEENIEYECIRYYQDTFLFLCNKESLDDLKDLFTQIQEDLFTHKLKNKKGIVIQPRFKFSCLEYKKEEDFTKVLEELHNQIN; the protein is encoded by the coding sequence ATGAAAAAAAAGCTTAAAATAATAACCGAAAATACTATTAAAGATTTATTAATAAATGAAATAATTTTACCTTCATCTTATTTTACTTGTTTTGCTAAACATCTAAAAGACTTTAATATTAATCTAAAAGAAAACAAAGAAATGAAAGAAAGCAAAAATTTAATTCTTGAAGAATTCAATACTATTAATACCTTTATGAATTCAACGATAAAATCCATTCATAATTTAAGTACGGTAACAAAACAAGCGAAAATCGCTATTATTAATAAAGACAATAACAGCTTAGATAATCTACAAGTATTATTAAGAGATTTAGAAAAAGATCTACTAAGTTTGCAAGATGAAATTTATAAAGACAGTTTTTCTAAAACATATAATCGAAAATGGGTATATAAATATATTTTAAACAAAGAGGGTTGCTTTAATAAAAGCGGGTCTGTAGTTTTAATTGATTTGTATGATTACAATACAATAAGTAAAAAATTCTCTACAGTTCTTGCAGATAATCTTCTAATCTTTGTACTTAATCATTTAAATAAAAACCTTAAAGAAGAAAATATAGAATACGAATGCATTCGTTATTATCAAGATACCTTTTTATTTCTTTGTAATAAAGAAAGCCTTGATGATTTAAAAGATTTATTTACACAAATACAAGAAGATTTATTCACTCATAAACTGAAAAACAAAAAAGGGATAGTAATACAACCTCGTTTTAAGTTTTCATGTTTGGAATACAAAAAAGAGGAAGACTTCACAAAAGTACTTGAAGAGCTTCACAATCAAATAAATTAA
- a CDS encoding DedA family protein, whose amino-acid sequence MEEFIKEWGYLALFLYSFGGGFVGLVVAGVLSFAGDLNIYICIAVAATSNFLGDQFLFTLARNNKAYAKEMMGKYGRKVAYAHILMRKYGSPVVFIQKYVYGIKTIIPLAMGLTKYNSKKFLVYNVFAAALWACIVGYASYMVGDIVLSAADEFKYIGLGILIAIIVSISYFFRKI is encoded by the coding sequence TTGGAAGAATTTATTAAAGAATGGGGCTATCTTGCTTTATTCCTATACTCATTTGGTGGAGGTTTTGTTGGCTTAGTCGTGGCTGGTGTACTGTCATTTGCAGGAGATTTAAATATTTATATATGTATAGCAGTTGCAGCAACTTCGAATTTCTTAGGAGATCAATTTTTATTTACACTTGCTCGTAATAATAAAGCCTATGCAAAAGAAATGATGGGAAAATATGGACGAAAAGTAGCTTACGCACATATTCTAATGCGTAAATATGGTTCACCTGTCGTTTTTATTCAAAAATATGTATATGGAATTAAAACAATTATTCCTTTAGCAATGGGATTAACAAAATACAATTCCAAAAAGTTCTTAGTATACAATGTATTTGCAGCTGCTTTATGGGCCTGTATTGTTGGATACGCTTCTTATATGGTTGGAGATATTGTATTAAGTGCTGCGGATGAGTTTAAATACATTGGACTGGGAATTTTAATAGCTATTATTGTAAGTATTTCATACTTCTTTAGAAAAATATAA
- the dbpA gene encoding ATP-dependent RNA helicase DbpA produces MTSFNTLNISKEALDNLSSLQYEKMTEIQEKSLPLIIEGHDVIAQAKTGSGKTVSFSLPIILKLDVKHFRVQSLILAPTRELAAQVANELRKLARFRHNVKILELCGGVAYRPQVHSLFHGAHILVGTPGRILKHLSEDNIKCDDINTLVLDEADKMLDMGFLEDINEIISYLPKERQTLLFSATFDEDIKSIASSILNKPKTVQVALKHNENVINEQYYKVDNENKTPLISTIISSFKPESILIFCNTKIKCDELADDLYALGFDVVTLHSDLDQKDRDEVLLMFSNKSYPILIATDVASRGLDIDDISLVINYDIANDEKVHTHRIGRTARAGKKGMAISLCNYYDEEKMLDFNQILEKETVFSDSTLLEDDISFKLDCPFRTIYINGGKKHKVRAGDLLGALTGSIGLGKDDIGKINIFNFCSYVAIKRDVFDKALTGLNDQRIKGKYYKAYGR; encoded by the coding sequence ATTACTTCATTTAACACTTTAAACATAAGCAAAGAGGCATTGGATAATTTATCTTCTTTGCAATATGAGAAAATGACAGAAATTCAAGAAAAATCCTTACCTTTAATTATTGAAGGTCATGATGTTATTGCTCAAGCAAAAACAGGTTCTGGTAAAACAGTATCTTTTTCTTTACCTATTATCTTAAAATTAGATGTGAAACACTTTCGTGTTCAAAGTCTAATCTTAGCACCCACAAGAGAGTTAGCAGCACAAGTTGCAAATGAGCTTAGAAAACTTGCTCGTTTTAGACACAATGTGAAAATTTTAGAATTATGCGGAGGGGTTGCTTATAGACCCCAAGTTCATTCTTTGTTTCATGGTGCACATATTCTAGTAGGAACGCCTGGTCGAATATTAAAACACTTAAGTGAAGACAATATTAAATGCGATGATATCAATACTCTGGTATTAGATGAAGCAGATAAAATGTTGGATATGGGTTTTTTAGAAGATATTAATGAAATCATTTCTTATTTACCAAAAGAGCGACAAACCTTATTATTCTCTGCAACTTTTGATGAAGATATTAAAAGTATTGCTTCTAGTATTTTAAACAAGCCTAAAACAGTTCAAGTAGCTTTAAAACACAATGAAAATGTTATTAATGAACAATACTATAAAGTAGATAATGAAAATAAAACACCTTTAATTTCAACAATTATTTCTTCTTTCAAACCAGAATCTATTTTGATTTTTTGTAATACAAAAATTAAGTGTGATGAATTAGCAGATGATTTATATGCTTTAGGTTTTGATGTAGTTACTTTACATTCTGATTTAGATCAAAAAGACAGAGATGAAGTGTTACTTATGTTTTCAAATAAATCATATCCTATATTAATTGCAACAGATGTTGCCTCAAGAGGTTTAGATATTGACGATATTTCATTGGTAATTAATTATGATATTGCTAATGATGAAAAAGTACATACGCATAGAATTGGACGAACAGCAAGAGCTGGAAAAAAAGGAATGGCAATTTCTTTATGTAATTATTACGATGAAGAAAAAATGCTTGATTTTAATCAAATTCTAGAAAAAGAGACTGTTTTTTCTGATTCTACTTTATTGGAAGATGATATTTCTTTTAAATTGGATTGTCCTTTTAGAACGATTTATATTAATGGTGGGAAAAAACATAAGGTTCGAGCGGGAGATTTATTGGGTGCATTAACAGGAAGTATTGGTTTAGGAAAAGATGATATTGGAAAAATCAATATTTTTAATTTCTGTTCTTACGTAGCTATTAAAAGAGATGTGTTTGATAAAGCATTAACTGGTTTAAATGACCAAAGAATTAAAGGTAAATATTATAAAGCATATGGAAGATAA
- a CDS encoding response regulator transcription factor, giving the protein MKILLLEDDLIFNEIIKEYLESLNYIVVQTYTGEEAEELIYTYKYDLLILDIHVPLISGIDLLNDFRKSGYTTPAIFVTSVTNTDQISKAFEIGADDFIKKPFSFSELNSRINYIKKMYSIDTNNYIRINEIISFDVRNMSIIKDKKHIKIPKKEAEIIKYFLLNTNRTISIDELIVNLWNFEHEPSISTIRSYIKNIRKSISKSCIETIKGLGYKFNTY; this is encoded by the coding sequence ATGAAAATTTTATTATTAGAAGACGATTTAATATTTAATGAAATAATTAAAGAATATTTAGAAAGTCTCAATTATATTGTCGTCCAAACTTATACAGGGGAGGAAGCTGAAGAATTAATTTACACATATAAGTATGATTTACTCATTTTAGATATTCATGTCCCTCTTATATCTGGAATTGATCTATTAAATGACTTTAGAAAGTCTGGATACACCACACCTGCGATATTTGTTACTTCAGTAACAAATACAGATCAAATATCAAAAGCATTTGAAATTGGAGCTGATGATTTTATAAAAAAACCATTTTCATTTAGTGAATTAAATTCAAGAATAAATTATATAAAAAAAATGTATAGTATTGATACGAATAACTATATTCGAATAAATGAAATAATTTCATTTGATGTTCGAAATATGAGTATTATAAAAGATAAAAAACATATTAAGATTCCAAAAAAAGAAGCCGAAATTATTAAATATTTTTTGCTTAATACCAATAGAACAATCTCGATTGATGAATTAATTGTAAATCTATGGAACTTTGAACATGAGCCAAGCATTTCAACAATAAGAAGTTATATTAAGAATATAAGAAAATCCATCTCAAAATCTTGTATAGAAACGATAAAAGGTTTAGGATATAAATTCAATACATACTAA
- a CDS encoding porin: protein MKKIAKISFVAVLAMAGFTSNAMAADSIKEAFSKGKVKGSLKSYYFVQNFDNVSSNDSSIWVNGGSLNYITDSYNGLVLGTTFQASSVASIDDTAGKTKNTMDISGALLSEAYLAYTQSNTTVKAGRQFYSSPLVGGSGSRMIRESFEALFLTNTDLPNTTITVGHLAKYQKRSDGAGNVGKFNNISDDGVFTVYAQNNSIENLRIRAQYAGDKETADVIYLDAKFNMGDSYIAAQYYGTSYESSYSNDENAKFLGFKVGTKISELGLFAAYTTTGDSPTLRGFGQGPYDTFTSNTKTAGADAYKADTDSYQVGASYKFSDLQSKVRYSSYDVQAANSDLNEITINLEYKFSKEFKVQVDYSILDYEDNIKDATDFRTKLIYSF from the coding sequence ATGAAAAAAATAGCAAAAATATCTTTTGTTGCAGTACTGGCAATGGCAGGTTTTACATCAAATGCAATGGCTGCAGATTCAATCAAAGAAGCATTTTCAAAGGGTAAAGTAAAAGGTTCTTTAAAATCTTATTATTTTGTGCAAAATTTTGATAATGTTAGTTCTAATGACAGTAGTATTTGGGTAAATGGTGGCTCTTTAAACTATATTACTGATTCATACAACGGTTTAGTACTAGGTACTACATTTCAAGCATCAAGTGTAGCTAGTATTGATGATACTGCCGGAAAAACAAAAAATACAATGGATATTTCAGGTGCTTTATTATCAGAAGCTTATTTAGCCTATACTCAATCTAATACAACAGTAAAAGCTGGTAGACAATTTTATTCAAGTCCTTTAGTAGGTGGTTCGGGTTCAAGAATGATAAGGGAATCTTTTGAAGCATTATTTTTAACTAACACTGATTTACCCAATACTACTATTACTGTAGGACACCTTGCCAAATATCAAAAAAGATCTGATGGCGCTGGAAATGTTGGTAAGTTTAATAATATCTCAGATGATGGTGTATTTACCGTATATGCTCAAAATAATTCAATTGAAAACTTAAGAATTAGAGCACAGTATGCAGGGGATAAGGAAACTGCTGATGTTATATATCTCGATGCAAAATTTAATATGGGTGATTCTTATATAGCAGCACAATATTATGGTACTTCGTATGAATCATCGTATTCAAACGATGAAAACGCAAAATTTCTAGGTTTTAAAGTAGGAACAAAAATATCTGAACTAGGCTTGTTTGCAGCTTACACTACAACGGGTGATTCTCCAACTCTTAGAGGTTTTGGACAAGGTCCTTATGATACATTTACTTCAAATACAAAAACTGCAGGAGCAGATGCATATAAAGCGGATACTGATTCATATCAAGTAGGAGCTTCTTATAAATTTTCAGACTTGCAAAGCAAAGTTAGATATTCTTCTTATGATGTACAAGCAGCCAATTCTGATTTAAATGAAATTACAATTAATTTGGAATACAAGTTTTCAAAAGAGTTTAAAGTACAAGTCGATTATTCAATTCTAGATTATGAAGATAATATAAAAGACGCGACAGACTTCAGAACAAAACTTATCTACTCCTTCTAA
- a CDS encoding HAMP domain-containing histidine kinase has translation MILMIFVAFFYYKSEQNLYYDLVKSQMHKKAALISAKIIYAHMLNKKLDANDLLKNKDYQISLYNSNKKELYGNIEEKIDFTNEFYKNNNHYILIDNSPLGHLGIFYISIKENLFFEKMKNLQINIIIFFIIIYSIISLIGFYLAKLFLKPIRDEREKLNNFIKDTTHELNTPISVILMSTESNGLNEKQIERVRLSAKRISEIYKDLIYIFLQNHKNDKKVELLNLGEVIDEQLKYFIPLSSQKRIEINIIKEDFFYKINKEDFIRLFNNIMSNAIKYNKVNGSINICVNKNYITIEDTGIGISKNKLKDIYKRYYRATKVQGGFGIGLSIVNHICKTYDITPKVTSKKKIGTLFLLKF, from the coding sequence TTGATATTAATGATTTTTGTAGCGTTTTTTTACTATAAGAGTGAACAAAATCTTTATTATGATTTAGTGAAATCACAAATGCATAAAAAAGCAGCACTCATTTCTGCCAAAATTATTTATGCACATATGCTAAATAAAAAACTTGATGCTAATGATTTATTAAAAAATAAAGACTATCAAATATCTTTATATAATAGTAACAAAAAAGAGTTATATGGCAACATTGAAGAAAAAATTGATTTTACAAATGAGTTTTACAAAAATAACAATCATTATATTTTAATTGATAATTCTCCCTTAGGTCATTTAGGCATATTTTATATCTCTATTAAAGAGAATCTTTTTTTTGAAAAAATGAAGAACTTACAAATAAATATAATCATCTTTTTTATCATAATATATTCAATTATTTCGTTAATTGGATTTTATTTAGCAAAATTATTTCTAAAGCCAATAAGAGATGAAAGAGAGAAGTTAAATAATTTTATAAAAGATACAACACATGAATTAAATACTCCCATATCAGTTATTTTAATGTCAACGGAGTCAAATGGTTTGAATGAAAAACAAATTGAACGAGTGAGATTAAGTGCCAAAAGAATTTCTGAGATTTATAAAGATTTGATATATATTTTTCTACAAAACCATAAAAATGATAAAAAAGTTGAATTACTTAACTTAGGAGAGGTTATTGATGAGCAACTAAAGTATTTCATTCCTCTTTCTTCACAAAAAAGAATTGAAATTAATATTATAAAAGAGGATTTTTTTTATAAAATAAATAAGGAAGATTTTATACGATTATTTAATAATATTATGTCTAATGCTATTAAATATAATAAAGTGAATGGTTCCATTAATATTTGTGTGAACAAAAATTATATTACTATAGAAGATACGGGTATAGGAATTTCAAAAAATAAACTTAAAGACATTTATAAAAGATATTATAGAGCAACGAAAGTGCAAGGTGGTTTTGGAATAGGCTTAAGTATAGTTAATCATATCTGCAAAACTTATGATATTACACCAAAAGTAACATCTAAGAAAAAAATTGGGACTTTGTTTCTTTTAAAATTTTAA
- a CDS encoding mechanosensitive ion channel: protein MEEYFDEILLLTMDYAPKLILSIVVLVLGLLLIGFFTNLVSSLMKKAKVDETLIPFTKSLLSWVLKILLFISVASMIGIATTSFIAVLGAAGLAVGLALQGSLSNFAGGVLLLIFKPYKVGDLIESQGALGIVKEIQIFNTILTTFQNKTIILPNSAVSSNAITNISANGTVRVDLEVGISYDSSIDDAKEVLLKMMNDHKLVLKDPAPAIGVNALADSSVNLLMMPWCKCEDYWDVYFGIQENAKKALDHNKITIPFPQRDVHILKQ, encoded by the coding sequence ATGGAAGAATATTTTGACGAAATTTTACTTTTAACTATGGATTATGCACCTAAGTTAATACTCTCAATTGTTGTACTTGTACTTGGTTTGCTTTTAATTGGTTTTTTTACGAACCTAGTATCTTCTTTAATGAAAAAAGCTAAAGTAGATGAAACACTTATTCCCTTTACAAAAAGTTTACTTTCTTGGGTATTAAAAATTCTGCTTTTCATCTCCGTTGCTTCAATGATAGGAATTGCTACTACTTCTTTTATTGCAGTACTTGGAGCTGCTGGCCTAGCTGTTGGTTTAGCACTGCAAGGATCACTGTCTAATTTTGCAGGGGGAGTTTTATTACTTATATTTAAACCCTATAAAGTAGGAGATTTAATTGAATCACAAGGGGCACTTGGAATTGTAAAAGAAATTCAAATTTTTAATACTATTTTAACTACTTTCCAAAACAAAACAATTATTCTACCAAACTCAGCCGTTTCTTCTAATGCTATTACAAACATTTCAGCCAATGGAACTGTAAGAGTTGATTTAGAAGTTGGCATTTCTTATGATTCCTCTATTGATGATGCAAAAGAAGTTTTATTAAAAATGATGAATGATCATAAATTAGTATTAAAAGACCCAGCACCGGCCATTGGTGTTAATGCTTTAGCAGATTCATCTGTAAATTTATTAATGATGCCTTGGTGTAAATGTGAAGATTATTGGGATGTGTATTTTGGCATTCAAGAGAATGCGAAAAAAGCGCTTGATCATAATAAAATCACCATACCTTTTCCACAAAGAGATGTTCATATTTTAAAACAATAG
- a CDS encoding peptidylprolyl isomerase has translation MIKYAQIKRIFMANASARHILVSDENLCKELKEKINSKETTFEAAASEFSTCPSGQSGGDLGNFTPGQMVPEFDVVVFNEAVNEVHGPVKTDFGFHLIEITSRED, from the coding sequence ATGATAAAATACGCTCAAATAAAAAGGATATTTATGGCAAATGCTAGTGCAAGACATATATTGGTTTCAGATGAAAACTTATGTAAAGAATTAAAAGAAAAAATAAATTCAAAAGAAACAACATTTGAAGCAGCAGCTTCAGAATTCTCAACGTGTCCATCCGGACAAAGTGGGGGAGATTTAGGTAATTTTACTCCTGGACAAATGGTTCCTGAGTTTGATGTAGTTGTTTTTAATGAAGCAGTAAATGAAGTTCATGGACCTGTTAAAACAGATTTTGGTTTTCATTTAATTGAAATCACTTCAAGAGAAGACTAA
- a CDS encoding peptidylprolyl isomerase produces MIKATARHILVKQNKLALKIKKEILNNTLTFEKAAKKYSRCSSKKSNGDLGTFSQGEMVKEFDEIVFKERLNTLHGPIKTQFGFHLIEITSRT; encoded by the coding sequence ATGATAAAAGCAACTGCCAGACATATACTGGTAAAACAAAATAAACTAGCACTCAAGATTAAAAAAGAAATACTTAATAATACGCTTACTTTTGAAAAAGCAGCCAAAAAATATTCACGTTGTTCTTCTAAAAAATCCAATGGAGATTTAGGTACATTTTCACAAGGTGAAATGGTAAAAGAATTTGATGAAATTGTATTTAAAGAAAGATTAAATACTTTACATGGCCCTATTAAAACGCAATTTGGCTTTCATTTAATAGAAATTACTTCACGCACTTAA